Proteins from a single region of Desulfovermiculus halophilus DSM 18834:
- a CDS encoding site-2 protease family protein has protein sequence MMIAIEAMPDIAQFIQQFAILAVPVLMAITFHEVAHGYVAYLLGDPTAKTAGRLTLNPIKHLDPIGTLALFLVKVGWAKPVPVNPRYFQNPRQGMILVSIAGPLTNFILAVAFAALFHLIVAMYGYMPRGGGSMGIIEPVLYMCQAGVLVNLGLGLFNLLPIPPLDGSNILAGLLPPHLAQSYMQSAKYGFIILIVLFLTGAVHKVIVPVLYTLASWLLPL, from the coding sequence ATGATGATAGCCATTGAGGCCATGCCCGACATCGCACAATTCATCCAGCAGTTTGCCATTTTGGCAGTCCCTGTGCTCATGGCCATAACCTTCCACGAGGTTGCCCACGGATACGTGGCCTATCTGCTTGGAGACCCCACGGCCAAAACAGCCGGCAGACTGACCTTGAATCCTATCAAGCACCTGGATCCCATCGGCACCCTGGCCCTGTTTTTGGTCAAGGTCGGCTGGGCCAAGCCGGTACCGGTCAATCCCAGATATTTTCAGAATCCACGCCAGGGCATGATTCTGGTTTCCATAGCCGGACCCCTGACCAACTTCATCCTGGCCGTGGCCTTTGCCGCTCTTTTTCATCTCATCGTGGCCATGTACGGATACATGCCCCGGGGCGGCGGAAGCATGGGAATCATTGAACCTGTTTTGTACATGTGCCAGGCCGGAGTCTTGGTCAATCTGGGGCTGGGATTGTTCAATCTCCTGCCCATTCCTCCTTTGGATGGAAGCAATATCCTGGCCGGCCTGCTCCCCCCGCATCTGGCTCAGAGCTATATGCAAAGCGCCAAATATGGATTCATCATCCTTATCGTCCTCTTCCTGACCGGGGCGGTGCACAAGGTCATTGTTCCCGTGCTGTATACTCTGGCTTCCTGGCTTCTTCCCCTGTAG